The proteins below are encoded in one region of Sminthopsis crassicaudata isolate SCR6 chromosome 1, ASM4859323v1, whole genome shotgun sequence:
- the HEY1 gene encoding hairy/enhancer-of-split related with YRPW motif protein 1, with protein MKRAHPDYSSSDSELDETIEVEKESADENGNLSSAPGSMSPSTSSQILARKRRRGIIEKRRRDRINNSLSELRRLVPSAFEKQGSAKLEKAEILQMTVDHLKMLHSAGGKGYFDAHALAMDYRSLGFRECLAEVARYLSIIEGLDTSDPLRVRLVSHLNNYASQREAANSAHTGIGHIPWGSAFGHPPHISHPLLLPPPPPQNGHSTSSSTPASSTEPHHQGRMTASHADTASLRVPPNGSLGPVLPVVTASSKLSPPLLSSMASLSAFPFSFGSFHLLSPNSLSPSAPTQATNLGKPYRPWGTEIGAF; from the exons ATGAAGCGTGCGCACCCCGACTACAGCTCCTCCGATAGCGAGCTGGACGAAACCATAGAAGTGGAGAAGGAGAGCGCCGATGAGAATGG AAACCTGAGTTCCGCTCCCGGTTCCATGTCCCCATCAACGTCTTCCCAGATACTGGCTAGGAAGCGGCGCAGAGGC ATCATTGAGAAACGCCGGCGAGATCGAATCAATAACAGTTTGTCGGAGCTGAGGAGATTGGTACCCAGTGCTTTTGAAAAGCAG GGATCCGCTAAATTAGAGAAAGCAGAAATTCTGCAGATGACTGTGGATCACCTCAAAATGCTGCATTCTGCAGGGGGAAAAG GCTATTTTGATGCTCATGCTCTTGCCATGGACTACCGGAGTTTAGGATTTAGAGAATGCCTGGCTGAAGTTGCCCGGTACCTTAGTATCATTGAAGGGCTGGACACTTCTGATCCTCTCCGGGTTCGACTGGTGTCTCATCTCAACAATTACGCCTCTCAGCGGGAAGCTGCCAATAGTGCGCACACAGGCATTGGACATATCCCCTGGGGCAGTGCCTTCGGACATCCCCCCCACATCTCCCACCccctgctgctgccgccgcctcCGCCCCAGAATGGCCACAGCACGAGCAGCAGCACTCCAGCGTCTTCCACAGAACCGCACCACCAGGGGAGAATGACAGCGTCCCACGCCGACACTGCTTCCTTGAGAGTGCCCCCTAATGGCAGCCTTGGACCCGTGCTCCCTGTGGTGACTGCCTCTTCCAAACTCTCTCCTCCTCTGCTCTCTTCCATGGCATCCCTATCTGCATTCCCCTTCTCCTTTGGTTCCTTCCATTTATTGTCCCCGAATTCACTGAGTCCTTCTGCACCAACACAGGCGACAAACCTTGGCAAGCCTTATAGACCCTGGGGGACTGAGATTGGAGCTTTTTAA